Proteins encoded within one genomic window of Flavobacterium sp. NG2:
- a CDS encoding glycoside hydrolase family 117 protein yields MTSCKTTKESFPFVLPNEKPNMPLSKAMQRNYDNYMAPRPEANELYTQFKYTELKGLDYSNHDGTITRRDPSKVIFENGKYYVWYTHRQTPTSPKGAKFATETIPSADWDLAEIWYATSKDGFTWEEQGVAIPRPPKPNLGHRSVATADILKWKGKYYMYYQGFSEASGTRGDDCPVLMSYADSPDGPWTATNQIVIPNGPKDAWDQYSIHDPYPLVYKGKIYLYYKSDFDGKPNLVRMQGLATADNPFGPFTKNPLNPVLASGHETTMFPFKEGIAAFTIRDGNEHNTIQYAKDGVNFDIASITELMPDAAGPFIPDAFTDTKDGRGITWGISHLTTVNGWATNHAILVRFDCDLSQDVDDPDMKRTHIYTKPEDNFKQGLNPKQKARIAEENQKVLNGK; encoded by the coding sequence CAACCAAAGAAAGTTTTCCATTTGTTTTACCCAATGAAAAGCCCAATATGCCTTTGAGTAAAGCCATGCAACGCAATTATGATAATTATATGGCTCCGAGACCAGAAGCTAATGAATTATATACTCAATTTAAATATACGGAATTAAAGGGACTGGACTACAGCAATCATGATGGAACGATTACGCGTAGAGACCCTTCGAAAGTGATTTTTGAAAATGGCAAATATTATGTGTGGTACACGCATCGTCAAACTCCTACTTCGCCTAAAGGAGCTAAATTTGCAACGGAAACGATTCCATCAGCAGATTGGGATTTGGCTGAAATTTGGTACGCTACTAGTAAAGATGGTTTTACTTGGGAAGAACAAGGAGTGGCTATTCCAAGACCACCTAAGCCTAATTTAGGTCACCGTTCGGTAGCTACGGCTGATATTTTGAAATGGAAAGGGAAGTATTATATGTATTACCAAGGTTTCAGTGAAGCCAGTGGAACTCGTGGAGATGATTGTCCTGTTTTAATGTCGTATGCTGATTCACCTGACGGGCCTTGGACAGCTACGAATCAAATTGTAATTCCGAACGGCCCTAAAGATGCTTGGGATCAATATTCGATTCATGACCCTTATCCATTGGTTTACAAAGGAAAAATTTACTTGTATTACAAATCGGATTTTGACGGGAAACCAAATTTAGTACGCATGCAAGGTTTGGCTACTGCCGACAATCCATTTGGACCATTTACTAAAAATCCGTTGAATCCTGTTTTGGCTTCAGGACATGAAACGACGATGTTTCCTTTCAAAGAAGGAATCGCAGCGTTTACTATTCGTGATGGTAACGAGCATAATACTATTCAATATGCTAAGGACGGAGTGAATTTTGACATTGCTTCTATCACCGAGTTAATGCCAGATGCTGCGGGGCCTTTTATTCCAGATGCCTTTACCGATACCAAAGACGGAAGAGGAATTACTTGGGGAATTAGCCATTTGACTACAGTAAATGGATGGGCGACTAATCATGCTATTTTAGTTCGTTTTGATTGCGATTTGAGTCAGGATGTAGATGATCCAGATATGAAAAGGACTCATATTTATACCAAACCAGAAGACAATTTTAAACAAGGATTAAATCCAAAACAAAAAGCTAGAATTGCTGAAGAAAACCAAAAAGTATTAAATGGTAAATAA
- a CDS encoding T9SS type A sorting domain-containing protein gives MKRITLLLVLICATTFAQDVAPTFSWTNQGSYKYNGESNVTFKPGDVVSITLNYTLGSTGGVANTLDFILCGLQDEAMANVDPDTGTWANVPAPGATFAYPGGGTGGVVTFNYTIPAGTVLNSADANLTYRMLIYLAYKKGGGATTYGGPNANAIKLTKIRSAAEISTLGTADFSKQKLSSFYPNPVKDIITIGSDVETKTYKVLSLTGAVLKEVPATGTLNVSDLASGTYILSTDAGNAKIIKE, from the coding sequence ATGAAAAGAATTACTTTATTATTAGTATTAATTTGTGCAACAACTTTTGCACAGGATGTTGCTCCAACATTTAGCTGGACAAACCAAGGTTCCTATAAATATAATGGAGAATCCAATGTGACATTCAAGCCAGGTGATGTTGTATCTATCACTTTAAACTATACATTGGGTTCGACAGGTGGTGTTGCTAATACTCTTGATTTTATCCTTTGTGGACTTCAGGACGAGGCTATGGCAAATGTAGATCCAGATACAGGGACTTGGGCAAATGTACCTGCTCCAGGAGCTACATTTGCATATCCTGGAGGTGGCACGGGTGGTGTTGTTACTTTTAATTACACTATTCCTGCAGGAACTGTATTAAATTCTGCAGATGCAAATTTAACTTATAGAATGTTAATTTATTTGGCATATAAAAAAGGGGGAGGAGCAACTACTTATGGAGGACCTAATGCAAATGCAATAAAATTAACAAAAATAAGAAGTGCTGCTGAAATAAGCACACTAGGGACGGCAGATTTCAGCAAACAAAAACTATCATCTTTCTATCCAAATCCTGTAAAAGACATCATCACCATTGGAAGTGATGTAGAAACTAAAACCTATAAAGTATTAAGTTTAACAGGAGCTGTTTTGAAAGAAGTACCTGCAACAGGAACATTAAATGTTTCCGATTTAGCTTCAGGAACTTATATTCTTTCTACTGATGCGGGTAATGCCAAAATCATTAAAGAATAA
- a CDS encoding sulfatase-like hydrolase/transferase, which produces MFRCPVNIKTFFLLSFLACFLISFGQKKVKQPNVLVIYTDDHRYTGVHALGGMEVKTPHMDALAQDGVVFTNTYLMGAFTGATCIASRAMLLTGKQLFKLGGIGHTIPKENTTMGEAFQKAAYHTHIIGKWHQDGESLKRSFNSGDKIMGKGLYLVDHFRMPFYDWDAAGKFSADEAYLLVYDKSGNVVKQPVAKNAVRGPIGTEKNGPHTSEVFAEEASRFFRNYKSKNPFLMYLAFHAPHDPRQAPQTYKDLYPEANMQLTPSYMSQHPFDNGHLFLRDEELAPWPRTPEVARKELSDYYAIITHLDDQIGKVIKALKDSGQYENTLIVFAADSGLAVGNHGLIGKQNIYDEDGIHVPLIFSGNLIKNKGERYDALSYIHDIFPTICDFVKVPIPASVDGKSLLPVLNKEVKEVRTSTYHAYRQFQRAYRKGDYKLIEYVRAKDESKQEGVFEAGSKVTQLFNIKNDPWELHDLSFFPKNRVVLAQMRKEMKEQAVEFGDKKENVPGEKYDFWDFY; this is translated from the coding sequence ATGTTTAGATGCCCAGTAAATATCAAGACTTTTTTTCTGCTTAGCTTTTTGGCTTGCTTTTTAATTTCTTTTGGACAAAAGAAAGTCAAGCAACCGAATGTTTTGGTCATTTATACCGATGATCATCGCTATACAGGGGTTCATGCCTTAGGAGGTATGGAAGTTAAAACACCCCATATGGATGCTTTAGCCCAAGACGGTGTTGTTTTTACTAATACTTATTTAATGGGGGCTTTTACTGGCGCTACTTGTATCGCCAGTAGAGCCATGTTGCTCACAGGAAAACAACTGTTTAAATTAGGAGGTATAGGACATACCATTCCAAAGGAAAACACCACTATGGGAGAGGCATTTCAAAAAGCAGCATACCACACTCATATCATAGGGAAATGGCATCAAGACGGTGAGTCACTCAAGCGTAGTTTTAATTCTGGTGATAAAATTATGGGGAAAGGCTTGTATTTAGTAGATCATTTCAGAATGCCTTTTTATGATTGGGATGCAGCAGGAAAGTTTAGTGCTGATGAGGCTTATTTATTAGTTTATGATAAATCAGGGAACGTTGTAAAGCAACCTGTGGCTAAAAATGCTGTGCGAGGTCCTATTGGGACAGAGAAAAACGGTCCACATACCTCAGAAGTTTTTGCTGAGGAGGCTTCTAGATTTTTCAGGAATTATAAAAGTAAAAATCCATTCTTAATGTATCTCGCTTTTCATGCTCCACATGATCCACGTCAAGCACCTCAAACATATAAGGATTTGTATCCTGAAGCTAATATGCAGTTAACTCCTTCTTATATGTCACAACATCCTTTTGATAATGGACATCTCTTTTTGCGGGATGAGGAATTGGCTCCTTGGCCAAGAACTCCCGAAGTAGCTAGAAAAGAATTATCGGATTATTATGCTATTATCACACATTTGGATGACCAAATAGGAAAAGTGATTAAAGCGTTGAAAGATAGCGGTCAGTATGAGAATACCTTAATCGTTTTTGCTGCTGACAGCGGACTAGCGGTAGGTAACCACGGTTTGATAGGGAAACAAAATATTTATGATGAAGATGGTATTCATGTGCCTTTAATTTTTTCAGGGAATTTGATTAAAAACAAAGGGGAGCGTTACGATGCATTGTCTTATATACACGATATTTTTCCAACCATTTGTGATTTTGTAAAAGTGCCTATTCCAGCTTCAGTAGATGGGAAAAGTTTGCTGCCTGTTTTGAATAAAGAAGTCAAGGAAGTACGCACTTCAACCTATCATGCTTACAGACAATTTCAGAGAGCCTATCGCAAAGGAGATTATAAACTCATCGAATATGTAAGAGCCAAAGACGAATCCAAACAAGAAGGTGTATTTGAAGCAGGTTCCAAAGTGACGCAGTTATTCAATATCAAAAATGATCCTTGGGAACTACATGATTTGTCTTTTTTTCCAAAAAATAGAGTAGTTCTTGCTCAAATGCGAAAAGAAATGAAAGAACAAGCTGTTGAGTTTGGTGATAAAAAAGAAAATGTTCCTGGCGAGAAATATGATTTCTGGGATTTTTATTGA